From a single Mustelus asterias chromosome 31, sMusAst1.hap1.1, whole genome shotgun sequence genomic region:
- the LOC144481688 gene encoding RING finger protein 224: MTVSDPPGPVNSELDKADLECSICCHDYNWTDKCPRELECLHTFCTECLTRMEGQLADSCHHICCPLCRYSTELTAAGALGLPRQEQILLELPAKPEPRGRPLATLSQQVILTLDSGETTVIMLPTVSLSVEQGDGQREGRGWGLQESPPLLRQNQKQQAVVCLRKASWRLATLLVLTCIAAFVLGPRLF; this comes from the coding sequence ATGACGGTGTCCGACCCCCCAGGGCCAGTTAACAGCGAATTGGACAAGGCGGATCTGGAATGTTCCATCTGTTGCCATGACTACAACTGGACGGACAAGTGCCCCCGGGAGCTGGAGTGCCTCCACACCTTCTGCACCGAGTGCCTCACCAGAATGGAGGGCCAACTGGCCGACTCCTGCCACCACATCTGTTGCCCGCTGTGCCGTTACTCCACCGAGCTGACGGCCGCCGGGGCCCTGGGCCTACCCCGGCAGGAGCAGATCCTCCTGGAGCTGCCCGCCAAGCCGGAGCCGCGGGGCCGGCCGCTGGCCACCCTGAGCCAGCAGGTCATCCTGACCCTGGACTCGGGCGAGACCACCGTCATCATGCTGCCCACCGTCAGCCTGAGCGTGGAGCAGGGGGACGGGCAGCGGGAGGGGAGAGGCTGGGGCCTCCAGGAGTCCCCGCCGCTCCTCCGCCAGAACCAGAAGCAGCAGGCCGTGGTCTGCCTGAGGAAGGCCTCCTGGAGACTGGCCACCCTGCTGGTCCTCACCTGCATTGCGGCGTTTGTGCTCGGTCCACGGCTGTTTTAA